A genomic window from Lotus japonicus ecotype B-129 chromosome 1, LjGifu_v1.2 includes:
- the LOC130733270 gene encoding WD repeat-containing protein 26 homolog: MGGVEDEEPALKRMKLSSKGLVGLSNGSSSVEPVGGFLSDSMARPLPSHGDEQVVGSKGVIKRDEFVRIIAKALYSLGYRKSGAHLEEESGIPLHSPGVNMFIQQILDGNWDDSIATLHTVGLADESVVRSASFLILEQKFFELLHAEKVMEALKTLRTEISPLSVYSNRIRELSSCIVSPSPKQDILEVRSRSKLLEQLQKLLPPTVMIPEKRLEHLVEQALILQREACLFHNSLDKEMSLYSDHHCGKDQIPSKTLQILEAHDDEVWLVQFSHNGKYLASASNDRTAIIWEVGINGLSLKHRLSGHQKAFSSISWSPNDQELLTCGVEEAIRRWDVSTGKCLQIYEKAGAGLISCTWFPSGKYILSGLSDKSICMWELDGKEVESWKGPKTLKISDLEITDDGKEILSICKTNTILLFNRETKDERFIEEYQTITSYSLSKDNKFLLVNLLNQEIHLWNIEGNPKLVAKYKGHRRARFLIRSCFGGLHQAFIASGSEDSQVYIWQRCSGELIEALPGHSGAVNCVSWNPANPHMLASASDDRTIRIWGLNCMNKNYQKNVHCNGVHYCNGST, translated from the exons ATGGGAGGTGTGGAGGATGAAGAACCAGCTTTGAAACGGATGAAATTGTCCTCGAAAGGATTAGTTGGATTGTCGAACGGTTCGTCTTCTGTGGAGCCTGTTGGGGGCTTCTTGAGTGATTCGATGGCTCGGCCCCTACCGTCCCATGGGGACGAACAAGTCGTCGGTTCCAAAGGGGTGATCAAGAGGGATGAGTTTGTCAGGATAATTGCGAAGGCGTTGTATTCTCTTGGTTACAGAAAGAGTGGAGCTCATCTAGAGGAGGAGTCAGGAATACCTTTGCACTCACCTGGGGTGAATATGTTCATACAGCAGATACTGGATGGGAATTGGGATGACAGCATAGCTACATTGCACACAGTTGGTCTGGCCGATGAAAGCGTTGTTAGGTCGGCTTCATTCTTAATATTGGAACAGAAATTCTTTGAACTTTTACATGCGGAAAAGGTCATGGAAGCATTGAAGACCTTGAGGACAGAGATTTCTCCACTTAGTGTTTATAGCAATAGAATTCGTGAACTTTCTTCTTGCATAGTGTCTCCATCTCCTAAGCAAGATATTTTAGAGGTGAGGTCTCGGTCGAAGCTTTTGGAGCAATTGCAGAAACTGCTTCCTCCAACAGTGATGATACCTGAAAAGAGGTTGGAACATCTGGTTGAACAAGCCCTCATCCTGCAACGGGAGGCTTGCCTATTTCACAACTCATTGGATAAGGAGATGTCATTGTATTCAGATCATCATTGTGGAAAAGATCAAATACCTTCTAAAACATTACAG ATATtagaagcacatgatgatgaaGTCTGGCTTGTACAATTTTCACATAATGGGAAATATTTAGCTTCAGCATCAAATGATCGAACTGCAATCATTTGGGAG GTTGGCATAAATGGACTGTCTTTAAAGCATAGATTATCTGGTCACCAGAAAGCTTTTTCTTCTATTTCATGGAGTCCTAATGACCAAGAGCTCCTCACATGTGGAGTGGAGGAAGCTATTAGGCGTTGGGATGTTTCTACCGGCAAGTGCCTTCAAATTTATGAAAAAGCTGGTGCAGGCCTTATCTCCTGTACATGGTTTCCAAGTGGGAAGTATATACTTTCGGGCTTAAGTGATAAGAGTATTTGCATGTGGGAATTAGATGGGAAGGAAGTCGAGTCTTGGAAAGGACCAAAAACCCTTAAGATTTCTGATTTGGAGATAACAGATGATGGGAAAGAGATTCTAAGTATTTGCAAAACCAATACTATACTGTTGTTcaatagagaaacaaaagatGAGAGATTTATTGAAGAGTATCAGACAATAACCTCTTATTCTTTATCAAAGGATAACAAGTTCTTGCTGGTCAATCTTTTGAACCAAGAAATACATCTTTGGAACATCGAAGGTAATCCTAAGCTTGTTGCGAAGTACAAAGGTCATAGACGTGCCAGGTTTCTGATCAGGTCTTGCTTTGGTGGACTGCATCAAGCTTTTATTGCTAGTGGAAGTGAGGATTCACAG GTTTACATATGGCAGAGGTGCTCGGGAGAGCTAATAGAGGCATTGCCTGGTCATTCAGGAGCAGTGAATTGTGTGAGCTGGAATCCAGCTAACCCTCACATGTTGGCCTCGGCCAGTGATGACCGGACAATTCGGATATGGGGCCTTAATTGTATGAATAAGAACTATCAGAAGAATGTGCACTGCAATGGTGTCCATTACTGCAATGGATCGACCTAG